One part of the Marinobacterium rhizophilum genome encodes these proteins:
- the rplF gene encoding 50S ribosomal protein L6: protein MSRVGKKPVVVPAGVDLKVDGLTITAKGKNGLLSLDVHPTVEVKQEESTLLFAPRDKSKLANALSGTTRSLVSNMVFGVSEGFKKTLELQGVGYRVALKGNALNLTLGFSHPVEYELPEGITAECPNQTTIVISGADKQRVGQVAAEVRGFRPPEPYKGKGVRYADEYVRRKEAKKK from the coding sequence ATGTCTCGAGTTGGTAAAAAACCCGTTGTTGTACCGGCAGGCGTAGATCTGAAGGTCGATGGCCTGACCATCACCGCCAAAGGCAAGAATGGTCTTCTGAGCCTGGATGTTCATCCGACTGTTGAAGTTAAACAGGAAGAGAGCACGCTGCTGTTCGCCCCCCGTGACAAGAGCAAGCTCGCTAACGCTCTGTCCGGCACCACGCGCTCCCTGGTGAGCAACATGGTATTCGGCGTATCAGAAGGCTTCAAAAAGACTCTGGAATTGCAGGGTGTCGGCTACCGTGTTGCCCTCAAAGGCAACGCACTGAACCTGACGCTGGGCTTCTCCCATCCTGTTGAGTACGAACTGCCTGAAGGTATTACTGCAGAGTGCCCGAACCAGACAACGATTGTTATCAGCGGTGCTGATAAACAGCGTGTCGGTCAGGTCGCTGCAGAGGTGCGTGGCTTCCGTCCGCCTGAGCCTTATAAGGGCAAGGGTGTTCGCTACGCTGACGAATATGTTCGCCGTAAAGAAGCGAAGAAAAAGTAA
- the rplR gene encoding 50S ribosomal protein L18, whose protein sequence is MNAKKQARIRRARRSRIKMRELGAVRLCVNRTPRHIYAQVISEDGGKVLASASTVEKVLREGATGNVEAAQKVGALIAERAKEAGITKVAFDRSGFKYHGRVQALADAARESGLEF, encoded by the coding sequence ATGAACGCTAAGAAACAAGCTCGTATCCGTCGTGCACGTCGTTCGCGCATCAAAATGCGTGAACTGGGCGCCGTACGTCTGTGCGTCAACCGTACTCCGCGTCATATCTACGCACAGGTTATTTCTGAAGACGGTGGCAAGGTTCTGGCCTCAGCCTCAACCGTCGAGAAAGTACTGCGTGAAGGCGCAACAGGTAATGTTGAAGCGGCCCAGAAAGTGGGTGCGCTGATCGCTGAACGTGCTAAAGAAGCCGGTATCACCAAGGTTGCATTCGACCGTTCCGGGTTCAAATACCACGGTCGTGTTCAAGCACTGGCCGACGCAGCCCGTGAAAGCGGCCTGGAATTCTAA
- the rpsE gene encoding 30S ribosomal protein S5 translates to MANHEQKDGDLQEKLVQVNRVAKVVKGGRIFGFTALCVVGDGNGRVGFGRGKAREVPVAIQKAMEQARRNMISVELNGGTLQYAINARHGASRIYMQPASEGTGIIAGGAMRSVLELAGVHNVLAKCYGSTNPVNVVRATIKGLQSMNAPDDIAAKRGKTVAEILG, encoded by the coding sequence ATGGCAAATCACGAACAGAAAGACGGCGATCTCCAGGAAAAACTGGTACAGGTCAACCGCGTCGCTAAAGTCGTAAAAGGCGGTCGAATCTTCGGTTTTACTGCTCTGTGTGTTGTTGGCGATGGTAATGGCCGCGTAGGTTTCGGTCGTGGCAAGGCGCGTGAAGTGCCGGTCGCGATTCAGAAGGCTATGGAACAGGCTCGTCGCAACATGATCAGCGTTGAACTGAATGGCGGTACTTTGCAGTACGCTATCAACGCTCGTCACGGCGCATCCAGGATCTACATGCAGCCTGCATCTGAAGGTACCGGTATCATTGCCGGTGGCGCGATGCGCTCTGTACTGGAACTCGCTGGTGTCCATAACGTCCTGGCCAAGTGCTACGGCTCGACTAATCCGGTAAACGTTGTTCGCGCGACCATCAAGGGTCTGCAGAGCATGAACGCACCGGATGACATCGCTGCCAAGCGTGGCAAGACAGTCGCAGAGATCCTGGGGTAA
- the rpmD gene encoding 50S ribosomal protein L30 — protein sequence MANTLKVTLVRSPIGILPKHKLCVKGLGLRRIGHTVEVEDTPSVRGMINKVNYMVSVEGE from the coding sequence ATGGCTAATACTTTGAAGGTAACTCTGGTTCGCAGCCCGATCGGCATTCTGCCGAAGCACAAACTGTGCGTAAAGGGTCTCGGCCTGCGTCGTATCGGTCATACCGTTGAGGTGGAAGACACCCCTTCGGTCCGTGGCATGATCAACAAAGTCAACTACATGGTTAGTGTAGAAGGCGAGTAA
- the rplO gene encoding 50S ribosomal protein L15: MRLNTLSPAAGSKQAPKRVGRGIGSGLGKTGGRGHKGQKSRSGGSVKPGFEGGQMPLQRRLPKFGFSSRKARYVAEIRLNELNAVVADVIDLAALKAADLVNHDIKVVKVILSGEIGKAVTVSGLKLTKGAKAAIEAAGGKVEA; encoded by the coding sequence ATGCGTCTGAACACTCTGAGCCCAGCCGCTGGTTCCAAACAGGCTCCGAAACGCGTAGGTCGCGGTATCGGTTCTGGTCTTGGCAAAACCGGTGGTCGTGGTCACAAAGGTCAGAAGTCCCGCTCCGGCGGATCCGTTAAGCCGGGTTTTGAAGGCGGTCAGATGCCTCTGCAGCGTCGTCTGCCGAAATTCGGTTTTAGCTCCCGTAAAGCCCGCTACGTGGCTGAGATTCGTCTGAACGAACTCAATGCTGTCGTTGCGGACGTAATCGATCTGGCCGCGCTGAAAGCGGCGGACCTCGTTAATCACGATATCAAAGTGGTTAAAGTGATCCTGTCTGGTGAGATCGGCAAAGCAGTGACTGTATCCGGTCTGAAACTGACCAAGGGTGCAAAAGCTGCGATCGAGGCTGCTGGCGGCAAAGTCGAGGCGTAA
- the secY gene encoding preprotein translocase subunit SecY, which translates to MAKQGQIPAGGQSGLGELWSRLRFVLLAIIVYRIGAHIPVPGINPDRLAALFEQNQGTILSLFNMFSGGALERMSILALGIMPYISASIIMQLMTVVSPQLEQLKKEGEAGRRKINQYTRYGTVILATIQSFGMAVGLANQGVAFSGDISFYFVAVVTLVAGAVFLMWLGEQVTERGIGNGISILIFAGIVAGLPSAIGQSFEAARQGDLNILALLAIAVMAVATVGFVVFMERGQRRITINYAKRQQGRRVYAAQSSHLPLKVNMAGVIPPIFASSILLFPASVGQWFGQTDGMEWLQDMALALGPGQPLYILLFAICIVFFCYFYTAIVFNPRDVADNLKKSGAFIPGIRPGEQSARYIDTVLGRLTLFGALYITAVSLMPQFLVVAWNVPFYFGGTSLLIVVVVVMDFMAQVQSHLMSHQYESLMKKSNLKGGGAGFLR; encoded by the coding sequence ATGGCTAAACAAGGACAGATACCGGCGGGCGGGCAAAGTGGTTTGGGCGAGCTCTGGTCTCGCCTCCGCTTTGTGCTGCTGGCGATCATTGTGTACCGGATCGGGGCTCATATCCCCGTCCCCGGTATCAACCCGGATCGTCTAGCCGCATTGTTTGAACAGAATCAGGGGACTATTCTCAGTCTCTTCAACATGTTCTCGGGTGGTGCGTTGGAACGTATGAGTATCCTCGCACTGGGCATCATGCCGTACATCTCTGCCTCTATCATTATGCAGCTGATGACGGTCGTGAGCCCCCAGCTCGAACAGCTGAAGAAAGAGGGTGAGGCGGGTCGTCGGAAAATCAATCAGTATACCCGTTACGGCACGGTGATCCTGGCGACCATACAGTCGTTCGGGATGGCAGTTGGCCTGGCGAATCAGGGTGTGGCGTTCAGTGGTGACATCAGCTTCTATTTCGTAGCTGTCGTGACCCTGGTTGCAGGTGCAGTCTTCCTGATGTGGCTTGGCGAGCAGGTAACTGAGCGTGGTATCGGCAACGGTATCTCGATTCTGATCTTCGCGGGTATCGTGGCCGGTCTGCCCAGTGCAATCGGTCAGTCCTTTGAAGCAGCGCGCCAGGGGGATTTGAATATCCTGGCGCTGCTGGCGATTGCGGTCATGGCCGTGGCAACTGTGGGCTTTGTGGTGTTTATGGAACGTGGCCAGCGCCGCATTACCATCAACTACGCCAAGCGTCAGCAGGGCCGTCGCGTCTATGCAGCCCAGTCGAGCCACCTGCCGTTGAAAGTCAACATGGCAGGCGTTATACCCCCGATCTTTGCATCCAGCATCCTGCTGTTCCCAGCGTCGGTTGGTCAGTGGTTTGGACAGACTGACGGCATGGAATGGCTGCAGGATATGGCGCTCGCGCTTGGCCCAGGCCAGCCGCTGTATATCCTGCTGTTTGCGATCTGCATCGTGTTCTTCTGCTACTTCTATACGGCGATTGTTTTCAATCCCCGTGATGTGGCAGACAACCTGAAAAAATCAGGTGCATTTATCCCGGGGATCCGTCCTGGTGAACAGTCCGCACGCTACATCGATACTGTGCTGGGCCGTCTGACATTGTTTGGTGCTCTATACATCACCGCGGTATCTCTGATGCCTCAGTTCCTGGTGGTGGCGTGGAATGTACCATTCTACTTCGGCGGTACCTCATTGTTGATCGTGGTAGTCGTGGTCATGGACTTCATGGCACAGGTGCAATCACACCTGATGTCTCACCAGTACGAGTCCCTGATGAAGAAATCTAACCTCAAAGGCGGTGGCGCAGGCTTCCTGCGTTGA
- the rpmJ gene encoding 50S ribosomal protein L36, with amino-acid sequence MKVRASVKKICRNCKIVRRNGSVRVICKVEPRHKQRQG; translated from the coding sequence ATGAAAGTACGCGCATCTGTTAAGAAGATTTGCCGTAACTGCAAGATCGTACGTCGCAACGGTTCCGTGCGCGTGATCTGCAAGGTAGAACCGCGTCACAAGCAGCGTCAGGGTTAA
- the rpsM gene encoding 30S ribosomal protein S13, whose protein sequence is MARIAGVNIPDNKHAVISLTYIYGIGRTTSKMICDAVGITHSTKIADLTEEQLDNVRGEVTKLSVEGDLRREVNMSIKRLMDLGCFRGLRHRRNLPVRGQRSKTNARTRKGPRKPIRK, encoded by the coding sequence ATGGCCCGTATAGCTGGCGTCAATATTCCTGACAATAAGCATGCGGTAATTTCTCTTACTTACATTTACGGGATTGGCCGCACAACCTCGAAGATGATTTGCGACGCTGTTGGTATCACCCACAGCACCAAAATCGCAGATCTGACAGAAGAGCAGCTTGATAACGTTCGTGGTGAAGTTACCAAGTTGTCAGTCGAGGGTGATCTGCGCCGTGAGGTCAACATGAGCATTAAGCGTCTCATGGACCTGGGGTGCTTCCGTGGCCTGCGTCACCGCCGCAATCTGCCGGTACGTGGTCAGCGCAGCAAGACCAACGCGCGTACGCGCAAAGGTCCGCGCAAGCCGATCCGTAAGTAA
- the rpsK gene encoding 30S ribosomal protein S11: MAKPGNRTRKKVKKTVVDGFAHIHASFNNTIITITDRQGNALSWATSGGSGFRGSRKSTPFAAQVAAERAGQAALEYGLKNLDVFVKGPGPGRESAVRALNSCGYKIANITDVTPIPHNGCRPPKKRRV, encoded by the coding sequence ATGGCTAAGCCAGGTAATCGCACACGCAAGAAAGTGAAAAAGACGGTAGTGGATGGCTTCGCGCATATTCATGCCTCTTTCAATAACACGATCATCACCATTACCGATCGTCAGGGTAACGCGCTGTCTTGGGCGACTTCCGGAGGCTCCGGCTTCCGTGGTTCGCGCAAGAGCACGCCGTTCGCTGCACAGGTAGCGGCAGAGCGCGCCGGTCAGGCGGCTCTTGAGTATGGTTTGAAAAATCTCGACGTGTTTGTCAAAGGTCCTGGACCGGGTCGCGAGTCCGCAGTGCGTGCACTGAACTCTTGTGGCTACAAAATTGCAAACATCACGGACGTGACGCCCATCCCGCACAACGGATGCCGTCCTCCGAAGAAACGTCGCGTATAA
- the rpsD gene encoding 30S ribosomal protein S4, which yields MARYLGPKCKLSRREGTDLFLKSGVRALDSKCKAEAVPGMHGARRGRLSDYGLQLREKQKVRRMYGVLERQFRNYYKEAARRTGSTGENLLQLLEGRLDNVVYRMGFGSTRAESRQIVSHRQITVNGQVVNIASYQVKAGDVVAVREKSKNQLRIKSALELASQRAAVEWVEVDASKMEGTLKTVPERSELSADINEHLIVELYSK from the coding sequence ATGGCCCGATATCTTGGACCTAAGTGCAAGCTGTCTCGCCGTGAAGGTACAGACCTGTTCCTGAAAAGCGGCGTTCGTGCACTGGATAGCAAATGCAAAGCAGAAGCTGTTCCAGGTATGCACGGCGCGCGCCGGGGACGTCTGTCCGACTACGGTCTGCAGCTGCGCGAGAAACAAAAAGTACGTCGTATGTACGGCGTGCTGGAACGTCAGTTCCGCAACTATTACAAAGAAGCGGCTCGCCGCACTGGTTCCACAGGTGAAAACCTGCTCCAGCTGCTGGAAGGCCGTCTTGATAACGTGGTGTACCGCATGGGCTTTGGCTCTACTCGCGCGGAATCCCGTCAGATCGTGTCTCACCGCCAGATCACTGTAAACGGTCAGGTTGTGAACATCGCATCGTACCAGGTTAAGGCCGGTGACGTGGTTGCAGTTCGCGAGAAGTCCAAGAACCAGCTGCGTATCAAGAGCGCTCTGGAGCTGGCTTCTCAGCGTGCTGCTGTTGAGTGGGTGGAAGTTGACGCAAGCAAAATGGAAGGGACTTTGAAGACCGTTCCTGAGCGTAGCGAACTTTCTGCCGACATCAACGAGCACTTGATTGTCGAGCTGTACTCCAAGTAA
- a CDS encoding DNA-directed RNA polymerase subunit alpha, with the protein MQRSVNEFLSPRHIDVQEISKTRAKVTLEPLERGFGHTLGNALRRILLSSMPGFAFTEVEIDGVLHEYSTIEGVQEDVIEILLNLKGVSVALYNGEEVTLTLSKSEPGPVTAGDIQLTQDVEIANPEHVIAHLNEGASLNMQLKVTRGRGYVPADTRTSDEDETRAIGRLQLDATYSPVRRVSYVVESARVEQRTDLDKLVIDIESNGTIDPEECIRRAATILQQQLAVFVDLEDAADQAKVEPAEPEIDPVLLRPVDDLELTVRSANCLKAEQIYYIGDLIQRTEVELLKTPNLGKKSLTEIKDVLASKGLSLGMRLENWPPASLKNDDKVAS; encoded by the coding sequence ATGCAGCGTTCTGTAAACGAGTTTCTAAGCCCGCGTCACATTGACGTACAGGAAATCAGCAAAACTCGCGCAAAGGTGACTCTCGAGCCGCTGGAGCGTGGTTTTGGCCACACGCTGGGTAATGCACTGCGCCGCATTCTGCTGTCTTCTATGCCGGGCTTTGCCTTCACAGAAGTAGAGATCGATGGCGTGCTGCACGAGTACAGCACCATTGAGGGCGTTCAGGAGGATGTCATTGAGATCCTGCTGAACCTGAAAGGCGTTTCGGTAGCACTTTACAACGGTGAAGAAGTTACCCTGACCCTGAGCAAGTCCGAGCCGGGTCCTGTTACAGCCGGAGATATCCAGCTGACCCAGGATGTGGAAATTGCAAACCCGGAACACGTGATCGCTCACCTGAACGAAGGTGCGAGCCTGAACATGCAGCTGAAAGTAACCCGCGGTCGCGGCTACGTTCCTGCTGACACTCGTACCAGTGACGAGGATGAAACTCGTGCTATCGGTCGCCTGCAACTGGATGCTACCTACAGCCCGGTACGTCGCGTTTCCTACGTAGTAGAAAGCGCGCGAGTCGAGCAGCGTACAGACCTGGACAAGCTGGTAATCGACATCGAGTCCAACGGAACAATTGATCCGGAAGAGTGCATTCGTCGTGCTGCTACGATTCTGCAGCAGCAGCTGGCGGTATTCGTGGATCTCGAAGATGCTGCGGACCAGGCCAAGGTCGAGCCGGCCGAACCGGAAATTGATCCGGTTCTGCTGCGCCCGGTCGATGACCTGGAGCTGACTGTACGTTCCGCCAACTGTCTGAAAGCAGAACAGATCTACTACATCGGTGACCTGATTCAGCGCACCGAAGTGGAACTGCTGAAGACTCCGAACTTGGGCAAGAAGTCGCTGACCGAGATCAAGGACGTGCTGGCATCCAAAGGTCTGTCTCTGGGTATGCGTCTTGAGAACTGGCCACCTGCCAGCCTTAAGAACGACGATAAGGTCGCGTCCTAA
- the rplQ gene encoding 50S ribosomal protein L17, which translates to MRHRKSGRHFNRTSAHRKAMFKNMAVSLFEHELIKTTLPKAKELRRFAEPLITLSKIDSVANRRLAFSRTRSKEAVGKLFNELGPRYNARPGGYVRILKCGFRPGDNAPMAYVELVGRPAGLTAVDESAED; encoded by the coding sequence ATGCGTCATCGTAAATCTGGTCGTCATTTTAATCGTACCAGTGCGCACCGCAAAGCGATGTTTAAAAACATGGCAGTGTCTTTGTTCGAACACGAACTGATCAAGACTACTCTGCCGAAGGCGAAGGAACTTCGCCGCTTTGCTGAGCCGCTGATCACCCTGTCCAAGATTGACAGCGTGGCTAACCGCCGCCTGGCTTTCTCTCGTACACGCAGCAAAGAAGCCGTAGGCAAGCTGTTTAACGAGCTGGGTCCGCGCTACAACGCTCGTCCGGGCGGTTACGTTCGCATTCTGAAATGCGGCTTCCGTCCTGGTGACAATGCTCCGATGGCTTACGTAGAACTGGTTGGCCGTCCGGCTGGCCTGACTGCAGTCGACGAGTCTGCTGAAGACTAA
- the uvrA gene encoding excinuclease ABC subunit UvrA — protein sequence MDKILVRGARTHNLKNIDLDIPRDKLVVITGLSGSGKSSLAFDTLYAEGQRRYVESLSTYARQFLSVMEKPDVDHIEGLSPAISIEQKSTSHNPRSTVGTITEIYDYLRLLYARAGEPRCPDHDLPLAAQTVSQMVDQVMALPEGSKLMLLAPVVQGRKGEHLHILSELITQGFVRARIDGIVVDLDSPPELDKNRKHDIEVVIDRFKVRDDLSTRLAESFETALTLTDGLAKICYMDGDGDDLIFSARFACPTCGHSIQELEPRLFSFNNPHGACPSCDGLGVRQYFDPHKVVHDHSLTLSEGAIRGWDRRSLYYYQQLQAVATHAGFDMDTPFNQLDEKHRKMILNGSGRDNISFRYVNDRGDTVEKAHPFEGVLNNLERRYRETESEMVRDDLAKYLNMQPCPSCQGSRLRREARHVFIDERTLPEITHLPIGECCRYFDQLELSGKQGEIADKILKEIRLRLSFLVNVGLDYLSLDRNADTLSGGEAQRIRLASQIGAGLVGVMYILDEPSIGLHQRDNERLLLTLRHLRDLGNTVIVVEHDEDAIMLADYVIDIGPGAGVHGGEVIASGTPAQVMANEHSITGQYLSGRRRIEVPGKRLPFDPKKLLKLNGAKGNNLQDVDLEIPVGLFTCITGVSGSGKSTLINATLYPIAATELNHATTLDAAEHRSVEGLDQFDKVIDIDQSPIGRTPRSNPATYTGIFTPIRELFSGTQEARSRGYKPGRFSFNVKGGRCEACQGDGVIKVEMHFLPDIYVPCDVCKGKRYNRETLEVKYKGRSIHEVLDMTVEEGREFFDAIPALARRLQTLMDVGLSYIRLGQAATTLSGGEAQRVKLAKELSKRDTGKTLYILDEPTTGLHFYDIQQLLNVLSRLRDHGNSIVVIEHNLDVIKTADWVIDLGPEGGTGGGQIIATGTPEDVAACEGSHTGRFLKPLLEARARTAV from the coding sequence ATGGACAAGATTCTGGTGCGCGGCGCTCGCACGCATAACCTGAAAAACATCGACCTGGATATTCCCCGTGACAAACTGGTGGTCATCACCGGGCTGTCCGGGTCCGGCAAGTCCTCGCTGGCGTTCGATACCCTCTATGCCGAAGGCCAGCGGCGCTACGTGGAATCCCTGTCCACCTACGCCCGCCAGTTCCTGTCGGTGATGGAAAAGCCCGACGTTGACCATATCGAGGGGCTGTCACCGGCCATCTCGATCGAGCAGAAGTCGACCTCCCACAACCCCCGCTCCACCGTGGGAACCATCACCGAGATTTACGACTACCTGCGCCTGCTCTATGCCCGCGCCGGCGAGCCGCGCTGCCCGGATCACGATCTGCCCCTGGCCGCCCAGACCGTGAGCCAGATGGTGGACCAGGTGATGGCACTGCCGGAAGGCAGCAAGCTGATGCTGCTGGCGCCGGTGGTACAGGGCCGCAAGGGCGAGCACCTGCACATACTGAGCGAGCTGATTACCCAGGGGTTTGTGCGCGCCCGCATCGATGGCATCGTCGTCGACCTGGACAGCCCGCCGGAGCTCGACAAGAACCGCAAGCACGATATCGAGGTGGTGATCGACCGCTTCAAGGTGCGGGACGACCTTAGCACCCGTCTGGCGGAATCCTTCGAAACCGCGCTGACCCTCACCGACGGCTTGGCCAAGATCTGCTACATGGATGGCGATGGCGACGACCTGATTTTCTCGGCCCGCTTTGCCTGCCCCACCTGTGGCCACAGCATCCAGGAACTCGAGCCGCGGCTGTTCTCGTTCAACAACCCCCACGGCGCCTGCCCCAGCTGTGACGGCCTGGGCGTGCGGCAGTACTTTGACCCCCACAAGGTGGTGCACGACCACAGCCTGACGCTGTCCGAAGGCGCCATCCGCGGCTGGGACCGGCGCAGCCTGTACTACTACCAGCAGCTGCAGGCCGTGGCGACGCATGCCGGCTTCGACATGGACACGCCTTTCAACCAGCTGGATGAGAAGCACCGCAAGATGATTCTCAATGGCAGCGGCCGGGACAACATCTCCTTCCGCTACGTGAATGACCGCGGCGATACCGTTGAAAAGGCCCACCCGTTCGAGGGTGTGCTCAACAACCTGGAACGGCGCTACCGCGAAACCGAGTCCGAGATGGTACGCGACGACCTGGCCAAGTACCTCAACATGCAGCCCTGCCCGTCGTGCCAGGGTTCGCGCCTGCGGCGCGAGGCGCGTCATGTCTTTATCGACGAGCGCACCCTGCCGGAAATTACCCACCTGCCCATCGGTGAATGCTGCCGCTATTTCGACCAGCTTGAGCTCAGCGGCAAGCAGGGCGAGATCGCCGACAAGATTCTGAAGGAAATCCGCCTGCGGCTGTCCTTCCTGGTCAACGTGGGGCTCGACTACCTGTCGCTGGACCGCAATGCCGATACCCTGTCCGGCGGTGAGGCTCAGCGCATCCGCCTGGCCAGCCAGATCGGCGCGGGCCTGGTGGGTGTCATGTATATCCTCGATGAGCCGTCTATCGGCCTGCACCAGCGCGACAACGAGCGCCTGCTGTTGACCTTGCGCCACCTGCGCGACCTGGGCAATACCGTGATCGTGGTGGAACACGATGAAGATGCCATCATGCTGGCCGACTACGTCATCGACATCGGCCCCGGCGCCGGCGTGCATGGCGGCGAGGTGATCGCCAGCGGCACCCCGGCCCAGGTCATGGCCAACGAGCACTCCATTACCGGCCAGTACCTGAGCGGGCGCCGGCGTATCGAAGTGCCGGGCAAGCGACTGCCGTTCGACCCCAAGAAACTGCTGAAATTAAACGGCGCCAAGGGCAACAACCTGCAGGATGTGGATCTCGAAATCCCGGTCGGGCTCTTTACCTGCATTACCGGCGTATCGGGCTCGGGCAAGTCGACCCTGATCAATGCCACCCTCTACCCCATCGCCGCGACCGAACTGAACCACGCCACCACCCTGGATGCCGCCGAGCACCGCAGCGTGGAAGGCCTGGATCAGTTCGATAAGGTTATCGATATCGACCAGAGCCCCATCGGGCGTACACCGCGGTCCAACCCGGCGACCTACACTGGCATCTTCACCCCGATCCGCGAACTGTTCTCCGGCACCCAGGAAGCGCGTTCGCGCGGCTACAAGCCCGGACGTTTCAGCTTCAACGTCAAGGGTGGGCGCTGCGAGGCCTGCCAGGGCGATGGCGTGATCAAGGTGGAAATGCACTTCCTGCCGGACATCTACGTGCCCTGCGATGTCTGCAAGGGCAAGCGCTACAACCGCGAAACCCTGGAAGTGAAGTACAAGGGCCGCAGCATCCACGAAGTGCTGGACATGACCGTGGAAGAAGGCCGCGAGTTCTTCGACGCCATTCCGGCGCTGGCGCGTCGCCTGCAGACACTGATGGATGTAGGTCTGTCGTACATCCGCCTGGGCCAGGCTGCCACCACGCTGTCCGGCGGTGAAGCCCAACGCGTCAAGCTGGCGAAAGAGCTGTCCAAGCGCGATACCGGCAAGACGCTGTATATCCTCGATGAGCCGACCACCGGTCTGCACTTCTACGATATTCAGCAGCTGCTCAACGTGCTCAGCCGGCTGCGGGATCATGGCAACAGCATCGTGGTGATCGAGCACAACCTGGATGTGATCAAGACCGCCGACTGGGTCATCGATCTGGGCCCCGAAGGCGGTACCGGCGGTGGCCAGATCATCGCCACCGGCACGCCGGAAGACGTTGCCGCCTGCGAAGGTTCCCACACCGGCCGCTTCCTCAAGCCGCTGCTCGAAGCCCGGGCGCGCACAGCGGTCTAA
- the ssb gene encoding single-stranded DNA-binding protein, translated as MARGVNKVILVGNLGGDPEVRYMPSGNAVTNVTLATSESWKDKNTGQMQERTEWHRVVFFNKLAEIAGEYLRKGSQVYVEGALRTRKWQDQSGQDKYTTEIVASEMQMLGGRGGSGGAGGGDSYNQDTGGGYSQQPQQRSQAPQQRPQQAPQQNYQQPQGGQAAPQSRPQQAPQQPQQPAPGFDDFDDDIPF; from the coding sequence ATGGCACGCGGCGTAAATAAAGTAATTCTGGTAGGCAACCTGGGCGGTGATCCGGAGGTGCGTTACATGCCTTCCGGCAATGCGGTGACCAACGTAACGCTGGCCACCAGCGAGAGCTGGAAAGACAAGAACACCGGGCAGATGCAGGAACGCACCGAATGGCACCGGGTGGTATTTTTCAACAAGCTGGCCGAGATCGCCGGCGAGTACCTGCGAAAAGGTTCGCAGGTCTACGTTGAAGGCGCGTTGCGCACCCGCAAGTGGCAGGACCAGAGCGGCCAGGACAAGTACACCACCGAAATCGTCGCCAGCGAAATGCAGATGCTCGGTGGCCGTGGTGGTTCAGGCGGTGCAGGCGGCGGTGACAGCTACAACCAGGATACCGGCGGTGGTTATTCCCAGCAGCCGCAGCAGCGCTCGCAGGCACCCCAGCAGCGCCCGCAGCAGGCACCGCAGCAGAACTACCAGCAGCCCCAGGGCGGCCAAGCCGCCCCCCAGTCCCGTCCGCAGCAGGCTCCGCAACAGCCGCAGCAGCCGGCACCGGGCTTTGACGATTTCGACGACGATATTCCGTTCTAA